From the genome of Symphalangus syndactylus isolate Jambi chromosome 7, NHGRI_mSymSyn1-v2.1_pri, whole genome shotgun sequence, one region includes:
- the SPRY4 gene encoding protein sprouty homolog 4 isoform X1 gives MLSPLPTGPLEACFSVQSRTSSPMEPPIPQSAPLTPSSVMVQPLLDSRMSHSRLQHPLTILPIDQMKTSHVENDYIDNPGLAPTTGPKRTRGGAPELAPTPARCDQDVTHHWISFSGRPSSVSSSSSTSSDQRLLDHMAPPPVADQASPRAVRIQPKVVHCKPLDLKGPAVPPELDKHFLLCEACGKCKCKECASPRTLPSCWVCNQECLCSAQTLVNYGTCMCLVQGIFYHCTNEDDEGSCADHPCSCSRSNCCARWSFMGALSVVLPCLLCYLPATGCVKLAQRGYDRLRRPGCRCKHTNSVICKAASGDAKTSRPDKPF, from the exons ATGctcagccccctccccacag ggccCCTAGAAGCCTGTTTCTCCGTACAGTCCAGGACCTCCAGCCCCATGGAGCCCCCGATCCCACAGAGCGCCCCCTTGACTCCCAGCTCAGTCATGGTCCAGCCCCTTCTTGACAGCCGGATGTCCCACAGCCGGCTCCAGCACCCACTCACCATCCTACCCATTGACCAGATGAAGACCAGCCACGTGGAGAACGACTACATAGACAACCCTGGCCTGGCCCCCACCACCGGCCCAAAGCGGACCCGGGGCGGGGCCCCAGAGCTGGCCCCGACGCCCGCCCGCTGTGACCAGGATGTCACCCACCATTGGATCTCCTTCAGCGGGCGCCCCAGCTCtgtgagcagcagcagcagcacatcCTCTGACCAGCGGCTCTTAGACCACATGGCACCACCACCTGTGGCCGACCAGGCCTCACCAAGGGCTGTGCGCATCCAGCCCAAGGTGGTCCACTGCAAGCCGCTGGACCTCAAGGGCCCGGCGGTCCCACCCGAGCTGGACAAGCACTTCTTGCTGTGCGAGGCCTGTGGGAAGTGTAAATGCAAGGAGTGTGCGTCCCCCCGGACGTTGCCTTCCTGCTGGGTCTGCAACCAGGAGTGCCTGTGCTCAGCCCAGACCCTGGTCAACTATGGCACATGCATGTGTCTGGTGCAGGGCATCTTCTACCACTGCACGAATGAGGATGATGAGGGCTCCTGCGCTGACCACCCCTGCTCCTGCTCCCGCTCCAACTGCTGTGCCCGCTGGTCCTTCATGGGTGCTCTCTCCGTGGTGCTGCCCTGCCTGCTCTGCTACCTGCCTGCCACCGGCTGCGTGAAGCTGGCCCAGCGTGGCTACGACCGTCTGCGCCGCCCTGGTTGCCGCTGCAAGCACACGAACAGCGTCATCTGCAAAGCAGCCAGCGGGGATGCCAAGACCAGCAGGCCCGACAAGCCTTTCTGA
- the SPRY4 gene encoding protein sprouty homolog 4 isoform X2 has protein sequence MEPPIPQSAPLTPSSVMVQPLLDSRMSHSRLQHPLTILPIDQMKTSHVENDYIDNPGLAPTTGPKRTRGGAPELAPTPARCDQDVTHHWISFSGRPSSVSSSSSTSSDQRLLDHMAPPPVADQASPRAVRIQPKVVHCKPLDLKGPAVPPELDKHFLLCEACGKCKCKECASPRTLPSCWVCNQECLCSAQTLVNYGTCMCLVQGIFYHCTNEDDEGSCADHPCSCSRSNCCARWSFMGALSVVLPCLLCYLPATGCVKLAQRGYDRLRRPGCRCKHTNSVICKAASGDAKTSRPDKPF, from the coding sequence ATGGAGCCCCCGATCCCACAGAGCGCCCCCTTGACTCCCAGCTCAGTCATGGTCCAGCCCCTTCTTGACAGCCGGATGTCCCACAGCCGGCTCCAGCACCCACTCACCATCCTACCCATTGACCAGATGAAGACCAGCCACGTGGAGAACGACTACATAGACAACCCTGGCCTGGCCCCCACCACCGGCCCAAAGCGGACCCGGGGCGGGGCCCCAGAGCTGGCCCCGACGCCCGCCCGCTGTGACCAGGATGTCACCCACCATTGGATCTCCTTCAGCGGGCGCCCCAGCTCtgtgagcagcagcagcagcacatcCTCTGACCAGCGGCTCTTAGACCACATGGCACCACCACCTGTGGCCGACCAGGCCTCACCAAGGGCTGTGCGCATCCAGCCCAAGGTGGTCCACTGCAAGCCGCTGGACCTCAAGGGCCCGGCGGTCCCACCCGAGCTGGACAAGCACTTCTTGCTGTGCGAGGCCTGTGGGAAGTGTAAATGCAAGGAGTGTGCGTCCCCCCGGACGTTGCCTTCCTGCTGGGTCTGCAACCAGGAGTGCCTGTGCTCAGCCCAGACCCTGGTCAACTATGGCACATGCATGTGTCTGGTGCAGGGCATCTTCTACCACTGCACGAATGAGGATGATGAGGGCTCCTGCGCTGACCACCCCTGCTCCTGCTCCCGCTCCAACTGCTGTGCCCGCTGGTCCTTCATGGGTGCTCTCTCCGTGGTGCTGCCCTGCCTGCTCTGCTACCTGCCTGCCACCGGCTGCGTGAAGCTGGCCCAGCGTGGCTACGACCGTCTGCGCCGCCCTGGTTGCCGCTGCAAGCACACGAACAGCGTCATCTGCAAAGCAGCCAGCGGGGATGCCAAGACCAGCAGGCCCGACAAGCCTTTCTGA